AAATGATCTTGCGATATTTTGGGCATCTGTGAGATATTGGGGATCTCGTGTAATTTTATATAGCAAACACGCAGCTTGCATGGGTTGCCCCGAATTGTATGTATATTTTGCTTTAGAGATAGAATATTGGTCATTTTCTCCCGGTCCTATATTATCCCAGTAGAGATAGTCGGCAGGATCTTGTAACATTTTTTTTACCCAAGCATATAGTTTTTTAGCGTCTTCCAGATATTCTCCCTCTCCGGTCGCTAAATATAGTTTTGTCGCTAAAACTGCAGCAGGAGCGGTCGAACAAGTATTTTTCGTATTGCTTTTTTGGGGTAGTTCCTGCCAATATATACCATCTCCGCCTAATGTATTATCTCGTCCCGTTTGTAATAATTTCCACACGATTTTAGCGTAATTCAGATAACCTGTTTTTTTGGTTTGCATGTAAAGATCGGCCATATCCAGTCCTATCCAGACATTATCGTCAAAAAAACGGTCGTTTCCGCTGGCGGGATATACCGAATACCCGAGTACGTTATTACGGGTATCTCTAATTAAAAATTGGTTTATCGATTTTAACATACGGTCGTCAAATGTTCCTGTATATTTCGATTCGTATTCCTCGATTCCCAAAGAAGCTTCGCGTAAAGCTACATATCCCGAAAAACCTCCGCCTTGTCCCCATACGACTGCATCTCCGTCCCAGTATCCTGTAGGATTAGGCCATTTCCCTTTCCAAACATCGCGTGGTCCCAATAAATACCGCTTTATCAAAGAAGACATAAGTATGTCGGCTCGTTGTAAGAAAACCGGAGTAGGATGATCCGGATCTTCTGGTTTTAATGGGGTTGCGGTGGTGGTTACAGCAGCTGATTTTAATCCTGCTTTATTGATAGCGATTGCCGAAACGGTGTAAGTAGAATAATAGGGTAGGTCGATGTAAATGAGGCTTTCAGATCCTTTTTCCGCATTTACTAATATCGGATTAGGGGATGCCTTCGTCGTGTTTTTTACATTGGTACTGTAAGATATTTCTACTTTTAAAAGGTCATTGTCATTGGGGTTTTTCCAACTAATACATAATTGGTTTTCTTTTTCGGTAGGTACAGCGCTTAGAGAAGATACCGGTTGTATTTTATCACTTATATTATCTGTTACCGGAGCATTATTATCTTCGGTGCACGAACAAGAGAGAAATAAGATAAATAAAGATAGCGGGAGGATGAAATATTTTTTCATGAGAATATATTTAAAAGCAGTTTTATATAATAAAAATATAATGAGGTTACGTTTCGGATTACAATGATGGTTTATCGACAAAAACATTTGCAGGAGCTGTTGTCAAAGTATAGCTGCCGCTTTCCTTAGCATTGGCGATATAAAGATTCGTTTCGTATTTTCCGCCGTTGATATCTTGTATATAATTTGTAGCTACACCTGCTGTGAAATCCCAATGAGCGAGCAGGCCTGTCGGAGTACTTTCTTGTAAATTCCACATATTGTCATTAATTTGAGCGGAAGAGCGTGCGACAGTCCATACCCGGGCTTCAGAAACGACTCCTCTCATGCAACGCCAATCGTCTCCGAATGCACGGCCGATTTCAAAACGATCCCCATCGGTACTCGAGGCTAAGTCGACTGAAGTATGAGTTTGATTATTACGATTTACTTTCAAGACATCCTGCCTGCCGTTGATGTAAAATTTGTATTTATTGGTAATGTCAGACTGTTCGCAATCTACAACCAAAGCGATATGCATCCATTCATTCAAATTAAAGCTACTGGTACTTTCCAACATAATGTTATCACCGAGCCCGGCAATTTCTATAGGGTGTGTTTCTTTATAGTCGTCGTTTTTGCCTCTGATAATCAATTTTCCTTCCAGTCCCATAAAAGTTTGTAATCCCCTGTATCCGGTTATTTTACATGACATTTCGAATGTTACCTGTTTACAACTTCGTATAGAGTTGTCTACTAATGCAATATCTTTAAAATTAGCATAACCGAAATATTGATCGCTGAGATTCATGGCGTATCGGGGGCCGTTAACGGTTACGAGTATAGGTTGAGACTGACAACCATTATTGTTTAAAACGGTAATCGTGGTGCTTCCGTTTTTCTTTCCGGTAATATGTATTTCGTTATTACTAAGTGAAGCTTTAATAATATTTTTATTTTCGATAAGTAAGGAATATTTTCCCGGATCTGTCGACAGGATCTTTATCACGTCGTTTCCCTGTACCGAATTCAAGGTAATTTCATATTTATCTACTTCTATCGATACGGGATTGATAACCTTTATATCTATTATCGCTTCTTTATTAAGATGATCGGTTAATTTCAGTTTGGCCATGCCTGTTGCTAAAGCTTTTACTGTAAATATCCCGTTTTCTTCGATGTTTTCGGTATCTACTGTAACGATAGATTGTGCATCTTCGAGGTATTCGATCCGGTATCCGCCGTTTCCGCTGTTAATCGTAAATATGGTTTCTGCTTTGCTTGTTGAACCGAGTATCAGTATTTCAGAATTTTTATCCAAATCGAGTTCCGATAATTTTGTTACTATTACTTCGATATAGGTTCTCTTATAATATTTGTCTGTAATTACGACCATGGCGTTAGCTTTATCTTCTTGCGTTACTGCTGTTATCGTAATTTCGTTTCCTTCGGCATGTGCCGTTATTACGTTTTCATTAGATGTTGTAGCGATATAATCGCCGTTACCACTCGTTATTTTTACAGTTTTTGTTTGTCCCTGACTTAAAAAAATTTTAGAGTTTTCGATCACGATGTCTACCGGATCAGGATTATCGTTATTGTCTTTACAGGCCGAAAAAGACAACTGTAAGAGTGAAAATAATAAAAAGAAGATTTTTAATTTGTTGATTTTCATGGAAGTAAAAATAAGGTTGACGAACTTAAAATAATTATTTGTGATGATGAGCAAAGATAAAAAATAAAACGGAATTAAAGGTCGAATAACATGATAAGATTAAGAATGAAATGTTTTATGGGTATCTATATTTTAGAGAAAATTCAATCAAAAAAGTGCTTTTTATAATTAAATTAGACATATAAAAACAAAATAATAGTATAAATAATTGCAAAAGTGAGAGTAAAAAGTTTTATTTGTTACTATTTATTATGATTTGTATAATTTATAATCTGTAAAAATAAATGAAGCTTGATTAATGATAACTATTTTTATCTTTAAACATCGTACTGATAAAACACGGAAGATTTAAGTAATAAAAATTTGGCTAAATGGGGCAACAAACATCTGAGATACGATATAGTTTATATTCTTCGATAGTCTTATTATTTCTTTGTGTTATCGTGTCTACGATTAATGCCCAGCGGTTTACACCATCGCCAGCAGTATACTTAAAGGGTAAATACGTAGGGCGTTTGTATGATGTAGTCACAGTCGATAATGCTGAAGAAAAATTATATATGGTCGATACCGTGGGTATTTTTTCTCGAAAGATAGCCTTGAACTTACCTGTATTTGCGATGGGGATAAAACAAAATGATGATTGTTATTACGCGCCGTATTGGAGTGTGCAAGCCATAAATGAAAAACAGAATACCGCTGTAATAGAGCTGGCAAGTTCTATTACGGGAGATGTGTATCGGCTGGAAATTAAGAGAAAAAAATCACGGTTATATGTTACCGAAGCGATAATGTTTTGGATGAATTCTACTTATAATTACTTCTTAAGTAAAGATGATGTTATCTCTCTTAATGCCGTACAAATTTGCCGTAAGAAATGGAATAAGCCCATTAAGGGGGTAATCGTTTTCGATGATTATTTTAAGGAAACCAATGATTTTGAAAGCTATTACTGTCCCAGAAAATATCCCTTGGAAGTGTGTCTCCAAATGATGAGGCAAGGGCATATATTTAACCCTCGAGACTTTGAAGAAGAATAAAGTCGATATTATTGTGAGTACAGGATGTTTGCTAAACAAGTATAGATTATGAATAAATTGAACCAAGTAATTATATTGATTTTTTTGATATTTGTATTTACACCTCTTGTGGCACAGGATGAAACGATATATATAGTCGATACCATCCGTCAGAAGGAAAGCACCGATAAATATTGTTTCGATATTATACTTTCACATGAAGGGAAAAATATAATAGAAGATGTAGAATATATCCATATAAATGTATTAGATAAAGAGACTATGGGTATATTTCAGGTAATAGATTTCGATGAATCAGATTGTACCGGTTATAATGTCTATGTGGGAAAAGATATGCTCAGTGTAATGGATTATAATTTCGACGGATATGTCGATTTTAGTATCCCGCTTTGGTCTGATAGTCGTTTGGGGCAGATCGGATATGGATATTATTTATTTGATACGAGGTTGAATAAATTTGTCGAATCCTACTTTTTAAGTGGGTTGTGTATCGGAGGCGATAATGACGGTAGCGGATTTGATCCCCCAAATAAAACGGTTACCGAAGTCTGTTATGCGACGAAATTCGAAGCATTAAAATCAGTTTATAAGTTCGTCGAGTGTGATTCTACGGTATTGTTATCATCCGATTCGGTCTATTTCGCCCCTATCGATAGCCTCGATAATTTATTCGGTGCTTACTCCGAAGATTATACTTGGGCGGAGTTATACGGAATGGATTATGAAGACCCTTGGCATGCGATATTTCATACTTTCCCGGTTAAAGAGAAAGAAAACGCGGATATTTATTTGAAATTAGCGTTGAAATATTCCGAAGACAGCCTGACTTTCAGTGGTAATACATTTGACTACAAAAGTGTGAGCGAGGCTATTATGCAACAAATTGTCGCAGCATTCCCGAAAAATGAAAACGGCTGGTTGGCTTATGGTGACATTATGTATAATAAATATCGCTTTACAAAAGATGAAGATGCACTTTCAATAATGGGAGACGCTTACGAAAAATATGCGGAGTTAATGAGGGCAAAACGAAAAAAACGCAAGATTCCCGGGTATGTTTATGAGCGGATAAAAGAAAGGGATTCGTATCTTAAAAATCAATCAAATGATGATTCTCAATTTTAATTTTTTCAAAATAATCAGCAGAAATATCAGTTATGAAAAAAATAACCTTTTTTATTGCAATGGGGTGTATTTTTTTATGCATTGGGTGCAAGAGTAGTAAGTTTGAATATAATCATTTTGTATCTGATGTCGATTCTTTATATATTTCGAGAATAAATGAGTTACAGGCGCAAATAAATGAAATGCGTGCGCTTATAAAACGGTTAAATGATAATTTCGGGACTTTCGTACAAGATATATACGTCGATTCGTTAAGTTTCAAGGAGGTAAGATTATCACAGGGTTATACAGTATGCTTTATCCCTCAGAGGGAGTATGTTGATGGCAATCTCTCTATTTATTACAGTTACCTGCTTAAGGGTGATAGAATGAAGAAAATATTAGAAGGATGGTTTCGCACAGATGAAATTATAGATATTAAAGATTATTTCATCTTGTTTGGAATGCAAGGAAAACCTCGAGAATTCTTTTTGTACGAAAAAAAAACGGGAATGTTGCTCCTGCATGCGTCTTCTTTAAAGGTTAATTTTGAGAAAGAAGCAATTATTTATCAGGATTATCCCGAAGGGGATAATAATTTTTATATATTCGACTTGACAACCCAGTATAAAATTCAATTAAAATTGCCGGATAATGAGAAATATCAGTGGACGAAATATGGCAATGCCTATGAATCTGTATTTATTAAGGATAAAAGAAATGAATATTTTATACTGGGATCTTCTGAAGATGAAAATTGCGAATGGATACAAAAATGAAAAATACATGCGATTCAGTATCGGGTAGAGAAGAATAATTGAGGTAGTACTCTCGGTATAAACTTGCTGTCGGATTGTAAAAAACTCGATCAGAAATTTATCGTCATAATATGAAATCAACCCTATGCGAGAGTGAGCCGAAAAATTATAACCACAAAAACTTATATATATTTTTATTAGTCAAGTTTGTTAATTTATCGATGTGGAAAATTAATTAAGAGTGGATAAAGATAATAAAAAATGATTAAACCACGATATCATCCGGTAGCTGATTATATATAAGTGATATGATTGCCGGGAATAGTATTATATAGCAGAATATTAAAAATGAAATAAAAAGAATGTGAAACCAACCGTTCGGACTTATTATGAGTGTAAGACATTTAAAAAATAGATAAAATCGGATATGCGACATATATTTTAAAATCCATTTATACAAATGTTTTCAATATTGATGTTTGAGTAAAGAGATGCTACACCAGTAATATTGAAACTATGGCGAACCGATGTAATTTTCTGTTATTCCCATATTTCTTGAAATCACCGAATTATTAATATATTTGTAAAACTAATAATGGAGGGGGCAGATCCCGGTTTTTGTATTTTCTATAATGAACAACGATACTTACCTTACGATTGCCCGTTTGTCGGAAGGGCTTTATAAAGAAAAAATGAGTAAATTCATTTCTTTTGCCATTCCTGTCTCGGCGGTAGAGGAGGCAAAAGAATATATCGAAAAATATCAGAAAAAATATTATGATGCTCGACATGTATGTTGGGCTTATATGTTGGGGCATGAGCGCACTGATTACCGGTCGAATGATAATGGTGAGCCTTCGGGAACGGCCGGAAAACCTATTTTGGGTCAGATTAATTCATTTGGTCTTACCAACATACTTATTGTAGTTATACGTTATTTCGGAGGAATTAAACTGGGAACAAGTGGCCTTATCGTAGCTTACCGGGAAGCGGCGGCCGATGCGATACGTAATAATGAAATAATAGAATGCCTTGTCGAAGATGATCTCCGCATAGGCTTTGAATATCCCTTTCTAAATGATGTAATGCGTATTGTAAAAGAAGACAATGTAACGATTATTTCACAATATTTCGATCTCGATTGTGATATGACTTTGCGGCTCAGACGGTCGGGGATAATGCGGCTACGCGAACGATTATCGAAAGTAGAATCCTTGAGGTTTATCTGACTTACGAGACATTTTGATTTAATATTTCCTGTAAAATAGCGACGGCTGTTTCTACAGTTCCGATATGGGCTATGGCAAGGGATCGTTTTCCTTTAAGTTCTCGTAATTGGCAACGTTTTGGATTGGTTTGTAAGTAGTTCAGTACTTTCCCGAATGCCGGAGATTGAAAATATCGTGTATGGTTATCCGAAACAAAAAATAATATCATCCGCCCTTGTTTCAGTACTACTTTTTCCATGCCCAGTTGTTTGGCTAACTGGCGTAATCTGACAATGCGAATCAGTTCTTTTCCTTCTTCGGGGATGCGTCCGAAACGGTCTTCCAATCGGGAGGAGAAGTTCGCGATGTCTGTTTCCCGTTCCATATTATCGAGTTCCTGATATAAAGAGATCCGTTCCGACACGTTCGGTATATAATCGTTCGGGAATAGTAATTCGAGATCCGATTCGATTACGCAATCAGTTACGAAAGTTTCATTTCCTTCACTGTCGTGACGGCTTTCTTGATTGTATAATTCTTTGAATTCGTCGTTTTTCAGTTCTTCTACGGCTTCTTTCAGTACTTTTTGGTAAGTTTCATATCCCAGATCTGCGATAAATCCGCTTTGTTCGGCTCCTAACAAGTTTCCGGCACCTCGTATATCGAGATCTTGCATGGCAATATGTATTCCGCTACCCAATTCCGAAAAGTTTTCGATAGCCTGCAAACGTCTTCTGGCATCGGTACTAAGCGTATGCAAGGGAGGAGTTAACAAATAGCAGAATGCTTTTTTATTGCTTCTCCCTACACGACCCCGTAATTGATGTAATTCGCTGAGTCCGAAATTGTGGGCATTATTAATAATTATCGTGTTTGTATTGGGAATATCTATTCCCGATTCGATAATGGTAGTTGCGACAAGAACGTCGTAATCATAGTTGGCGAAATCTATAATAGTTTGTTCAAGTTTTTCCGGTTCCATTTGTCCGTGTCCGATACCTACACGTGCATCGGGTACGAGACGGCGTACGATATTCGCTAGTTCATCGAGTTGTTGTATTCGGTTGTTTACAATGAAAACTTGTCCGTTTCGACTCATTTCGAAGTTAATGGCTTCTCTAATAATTTCCTCGTTAAATCCGTGTACTTCCGTTTGTATTGGATACCGGTTAGGAGGTGGAGTGGTAATTACCGAAAGATCGCGGGCACCCATTAATGAAAATTGTAAAGTTCGGGGTATCGGAGTTGCCGACATGGTAAGCGTATCGACATTAACCTTCATTTGTTTTAGTTTTTCTTTAACGGCTACTCCGAATTTTTGTTCTTCATCTATAATCAGTAATCCGAGGTCTTTAAATTTCACGTCTTTTCCTATAATACGGTGCGTTCCGATAAGTATATCGGTTTTTCCTTCAGGCAACCCGTTTAGGAGTTGACGTATGTCAGATGATTTCCTGGCCCGACTCAGGTAATCTATTTTTATCGGGAATTCTTTTAAACGATCAGTAAAAGTCTTATAATGTTGAAAGGCAAGAACTGTAGTAGGAACGAGTACGGCCACCTGTTTGTTATCGCAAACCGCTTTAAATGCTGCACGTATGGCTATTTCTGTTTTTCCGAAGCCTACATCACCGCAAATAAGCCTGTCCATCGGTTGTTCGCTTTCCATATCCTGTTTTACTTCGGCTGTAGATTTTAGCTGGTCGGGGGTATCTTCGTAAATAAAGGAGGCTTCGAGTTCTTGCTGTAAGAAAGAATCTTTGGGATATGCATGACCTTTTTCTTCCCGTCGTTTAGCGTAGAGTTTTATCAGGTCTCGAGCGATATCCTTCATCTTACTCTTTGTCTTTTCCTTCATGCGTTCCCACGCACCGGTACCCAGTTTATTTATACGAGGAGGTTCGCCTTCTTTACCCCGGTATTTAGCCAATTTATGCAGAGCATGTATACTAACAAAAATTATATCGTCGTTTTGGTATATCAATTTAATAACTTCTTGCATTCGTCCGTTTATCTCGGTACGGATAAGTCCTCCGAATTTACCTACACCGTGATCGATGTGCACGATATAATCTCCCGGTTCGAATTGGTTAAGTTCTTTTAATGTCAGTGCCAGTTTTCCGGAACGAGCTTTATCGCTTCTCAGATTGTATTTATGGAAACGGTCGAAGATTTGGTGATCGGTGAAGAAGCATATTTTTAAATCTTTATCGGAAAAACCTTCATGAATGGTGCGCAATATAGGTGTAAAAGTAATTTGGTCTCCTCGATCTTCGAATATGCTTTGGAGGCGCTGTATCTGTTTTTCATTATCGCTCAGAATGTACAAAGTATAACCTTCTTTTAGAAAGCCGGTTAATGTTTCTCCTACTAAGTCGAAATTTTTGTGGAAAACAGGTTGAGGTACGCAATTGAACGAA
Above is a genomic segment from Coprobacter tertius containing:
- a CDS encoding LamG-like jellyroll fold domain-containing protein yields the protein MKINKLKIFFLLFSLLQLSFSACKDNNDNPDPVDIVIENSKIFLSQGQTKTVKITSGNGDYIATTSNENVITAHAEGNEITITAVTQEDKANAMVVITDKYYKRTYIEVIVTKLSELDLDKNSEILILGSTSKAETIFTINSGNGGYRIEYLEDAQSIVTVDTENIEENGIFTVKALATGMAKLKLTDHLNKEAIIDIKVINPVSIEVDKYEITLNSVQGNDVIKILSTDPGKYSLLIENKNIIKASLSNNEIHITGKKNGSTTITVLNNNGCQSQPILVTVNGPRYAMNLSDQYFGYANFKDIALVDNSIRSCKQVTFEMSCKITGYRGLQTFMGLEGKLIIRGKNDDYKETHPIEIAGLGDNIMLESTSSFNLNEWMHIALVVDCEQSDITNKYKFYINGRQDVLKVNRNNQTHTSVDLASSTDGDRFEIGRAFGDDWRCMRGVVSEARVWTVARSSAQINDNMWNLQESTPTGLLAHWDFTAGVATNYIQDINGGKYETNLYIANAKESGSYTLTTAPANVFVDKPSL
- the mfd gene encoding transcription-repair coupling factor produces the protein MDTNPLYPIFNTPARKEALAHFIKDKKSNTLQIDGLQGSAAALLFSSLTETGKTFILVANDLEEAGYLYHDLVQIKGEEYVLFFPSGYKRDIKYGQQDPANAILRTETLNRLQDNGPLLVVTYPDALAEKVVKAKMLNENTLKLKRGSKADSIAIADTLHNQGFEQVDYVYEPGQYAIRGSILDVYSFSHEQPYRIDFFGDEIESIRCFDIESQLSNEQLDSISIVPDMASGGVYGVSLPEFVNSDTIWCFKDVEWCLTRINSIATESISEQLLITEEGDLEIHKKIVDPETFKKNIFTFKQIGYGTRNRERVKNHLSFNCVPQPVFHKNFDLVGETLTGFLKEGYTLYILSDNEKQIQRLQSIFEDRGDQITFTPILRTIHEGFSDKDLKICFFTDHQIFDRFHKYNLRSDKARSGKLALTLKELNQFEPGDYIVHIDHGVGKFGGLIRTEINGRMQEVIKLIYQNDDIIFVSIHALHKLAKYRGKEGEPPRINKLGTGAWERMKEKTKSKMKDIARDLIKLYAKRREEKGHAYPKDSFLQQELEASFIYEDTPDQLKSTAEVKQDMESEQPMDRLICGDVGFGKTEIAIRAAFKAVCDNKQVAVLVPTTVLAFQHYKTFTDRLKEFPIKIDYLSRARKSSDIRQLLNGLPEGKTDILIGTHRIIGKDVKFKDLGLLIIDEEQKFGVAVKEKLKQMKVNVDTLTMSATPIPRTLQFSLMGARDLSVITTPPPNRYPIQTEVHGFNEEIIREAINFEMSRNGQVFIVNNRIQQLDELANIVRRLVPDARVGIGHGQMEPEKLEQTIIDFANYDYDVLVATTIIESGIDIPNTNTIIINNAHNFGLSELHQLRGRVGRSNKKAFCYLLTPPLHTLSTDARRRLQAIENFSELGSGIHIAMQDLDIRGAGNLLGAEQSGFIADLGYETYQKVLKEAVEELKNDEFKELYNQESRHDSEGNETFVTDCVIESDLELLFPNDYIPNVSERISLYQELDNMERETDIANFSSRLEDRFGRIPEEGKELIRIVRLRQLAKQLGMEKVVLKQGRMILFFVSDNHTRYFQSPAFGKVLNYLQTNPKRCQLRELKGKRSLAIAHIGTVETAVAILQEILNQNVS
- a CDS encoding IMPACT family protein, whose protein sequence is MNNDTYLTIARLSEGLYKEKMSKFISFAIPVSAVEEAKEYIEKYQKKYYDARHVCWAYMLGHERTDYRSNDNGEPSGTAGKPILGQINSFGLTNILIVVIRYFGGIKLGTSGLIVAYREAAADAIRNNEIIECLVEDDLRIGFEYPFLNDVMRIVKEDNVTIISQYFDLDCDMTLRLRRSGIMRLRERLSKVESLRFI
- a CDS encoding XAC2610-related protein produces the protein MNKLNQVIILIFLIFVFTPLVAQDETIYIVDTIRQKESTDKYCFDIILSHEGKNIIEDVEYIHINVLDKETMGIFQVIDFDESDCTGYNVYVGKDMLSVMDYNFDGYVDFSIPLWSDSRLGQIGYGYYLFDTRLNKFVESYFLSGLCIGGDNDGSGFDPPNKTVTEVCYATKFEALKSVYKFVECDSTVLLSSDSVYFAPIDSLDNLFGAYSEDYTWAELYGMDYEDPWHAIFHTFPVKEKENADIYLKLALKYSEDSLTFSGNTFDYKSVSEAIMQQIVAAFPKNENGWLAYGDIMYNKYRFTKDEDALSIMGDAYEKYAELMRAKRKKRKIPGYVYERIKERDSYLKNQSNDDSQF
- a CDS encoding glycoside hydrolase family 76 protein; translation: MKKYFILPLSLFILFLSCSCTEDNNAPVTDNISDKIQPVSSLSAVPTEKENQLCISWKNPNDNDLLKVEISYSTNVKNTTKASPNPILVNAEKGSESLIYIDLPYYSTYTVSAIAINKAGLKSAAVTTTATPLKPEDPDHPTPVFLQRADILMSSLIKRYLLGPRDVWKGKWPNPTGYWDGDAVVWGQGGGFSGYVALREASLGIEEYESKYTGTFDDRMLKSINQFLIRDTRNNVLGYSVYPASGNDRFFDDNVWIGLDMADLYMQTKKTGYLNYAKIVWKLLQTGRDNTLGGDGIYWQELPQKSNTKNTCSTAPAAVLATKLYLATGEGEYLEDAKKLYAWVKKMLQDPADYLYWDNIGPGENDQYSISKAKYTYNSGQPMQAACLLYKITRDPQYLTDAQNIARSFYSRWFTPFTSYATSESFRIPNPGEHMWFMAIAFRGFVELYKIDGDRTYIDNFEKTMTHAWLSDCRNSNTNLLNYNDLRGGITMTEWEIIHEGACVEILARLASLERDGL